CCCTTCTGCTACACCTCGATCCTGCTTTGAGTTCTTCGAGCCCCTTGAGTTGAAAACCCTTTCGAATTCTCTCCGCGAAACTCCGCAGCCCCGCGACTCCGCATTCTCACCCGCCTTTCCTGTTCGGCCCGCACATATCCTCCGCCCATGATCCACCCCTGGCATGACGTGACGCCCGGCATCGAAGGACTCGACCTCCCCGGTCACTTCCGATCGGTGATCGAGATTCCGCGTGGCGGCAATCTCAAGTTTGAAGTCGACAAGGGTTCGGGCCTGCTCCGCGTCGATCGCGTGCTCTCGAGCGCCGTGTACTACCCGGCGAATTACGGTTTCATTCCGCAGACCCTCGCCGAGGACGACGACCCCCTCGATGTGCTTGTCTACAGCACCGAGAGCATCCCGCCGCTGACGATCTGCGATGCCCGCGCTGTCGGGCTCATGTCGATGGTTGATCAGGGTGATCCGGATCACAAAATCATCGCCGTCATGCAGCAGGACCCGATCTACAGCGAGTTCCAGAAGGCCAGCGATTTCCCGCGCCACATTTTCAAGATGCTGAAGCGGTTCTTCGAGGATTACAAGATGCTCGAGGGCAAGGACGTCATGGTCGATGAGGTGATGCCCGCCGAAGCGGCCTATGCGATCATCGAGGATTCACTCACCCGCTATTTCAACGCACGTAGGACAGGCGCGCTGAAAGGTCTGTAAGTCGGGAGATTGGCAGAGCCCCACGGACTGCAGAACGGCAGTTTGCTGCTCTTCTGCTCTTCTGCTCTACTGCTCTCACTGCACCCTGGTCAGCGTGAACACCATGTCGCTTTTCACATCGTTTCCCTTAAACGCTTTCCAGCGCTGCTGGATCGTGTTTGGGTCTTTGAACGTGAGCCACATCTCGCCCATGTATTCCTCGGTTGGTGAGCGCAGGTTGCTGACGCTGACAAACTTGAACACGAGCGTGTCGTTCGATGGCGCCTGCGATGCATCGGCGGCCATGCGCGGCTGGTTGCCCATCGCGCAGTAGTGCGTGCAGATTAGGGCCTGACCATCCATGCAATACATGTTCGTCATCTCGTGATTGGTGCCGGGGAACATGACTTCGCGAACGGTGCTGCCTCCGCTTCCGACTGAAAAGACGGTCTGGCCATGCGACTCGCCTTCGTTGTTGACGTGGTTCCACGTCCCTTGCAGCGACTTCACTTTGTCGAGAGTTGCCTGCTTTTCTTGCGCGGTCGCGGCCTGCACAATCGGCCGGGCGGGAGCGCTCGTCTGGCATCCGCCGAGCACGAGCGAAGACAAGCAACCCGAAACTGCCGCAAACTCGAGGTGATTCATAGTGGCTTCCTTTGTGGGTAACACGCTACCAAACTCGCGCCGGACCCTCAACCCCGTACGGGGCTTGGATTTGTGGAATGTGGATTCTGGTACGGGTGGAAGCGTGGGTGCTGGCTGTTGGCCGGCGGCGAGCAGCTGTTTCGCTCGGCATGCGCTTTGCGATCTCCCGTTTCGGGGGCGTCGGAGACGCCCGGAAAACATGAACTACGGCATCCAGATTTCCAGTTCCGGCCTGCTCACGTCGCTCTACCGGCAAGATGTGCAGGCCAACAACCTGGCGAACATGGATTCCGTCGGCTTCAAGC
The DNA window shown above is from Phycisphaeraceae bacterium and carries:
- a CDS encoding inorganic diphosphatase, with the translated sequence MIHPWHDVTPGIEGLDLPGHFRSVIEIPRGGNLKFEVDKGSGLLRVDRVLSSAVYYPANYGFIPQTLAEDDDPLDVLVYSTESIPPLTICDARAVGLMSMVDQGDPDHKIIAVMQQDPIYSEFQKASDFPRHIFKMLKRFFEDYKMLEGKDVMVDEVMPAEAAYAIIEDSLTRYFNARRTGALKGL